A genomic window from Methanobrevibacter sp. TLL-48-HuF1 includes:
- a CDS encoding tRNA (guanine(10)-N(2))-dimethyltransferase, whose translation MDEYNIKTVEEGLTKIQFPEFDKISSEAPVFYNPHMELNRDISILALQTFQKQENQDINICDLFGGSGIRGVRYKNEINGVDHVFINDISETANEYERHNVKLNNLEDIEIFQHDASMFLRMHRGEFDVIDIDPFGTPSPFLDSAGYCSRRNSLLCVTATDTSALCGTYKEPCIRKYNAKPYKSEYCHETGIRILAGFVALTLAKYSKSIEVKLSHSTEHYMRLYIEVKKGSKKSDECLKNIGYISHCKHCLYREQNKGLATSTPDICPECGEKLIQAGPLWLGDIQNAEFISKMIEESENKKLNTKEDVLKLLESCRVEAKSPATFYDVHKICKLLKISAPKLDLVFDNLEKEGFEAVKTHFNPLGIKTNAPLKKIKEIIKTLSSSN comes from the coding sequence ATGGACGAATATAACATTAAAACAGTTGAAGAGGGATTAACAAAAATTCAATTTCCCGAATTCGATAAAATTTCATCTGAGGCACCTGTTTTTTACAATCCACATATGGAATTAAATAGAGACATTTCTATTTTAGCTCTTCAAACTTTTCAAAAACAAGAAAATCAAGACATAAACATTTGTGATTTGTTTGGAGGTAGTGGAATACGTGGTGTTCGTTATAAAAATGAAATTAATGGAGTGGACCATGTTTTTATAAATGACATTAGTGAAACTGCAAATGAATATGAAAGACATAATGTTAAATTAAATAATTTGGAAGACATTGAAATATTTCAACATGATGCAAGTATGTTTTTAAGAATGCACAGAGGAGAATTTGATGTTATAGACATTGATCCATTTGGAACTCCTTCCCCATTTTTAGACTCTGCAGGATACTGTTCACGTAGAAATTCACTGTTATGTGTTACAGCTACTGATACTTCTGCATTATGTGGAACCTACAAAGAACCGTGTATTCGCAAATACAATGCAAAACCTTATAAAAGCGAATATTGTCATGAAACCGGAATCCGTATATTGGCAGGATTTGTAGCCCTTACACTGGCCAAATATAGTAAATCCATAGAAGTTAAATTATCCCACAGTACTGAACATTATATGAGATTATATATAGAAGTTAAGAAAGGTTCCAAAAAAAGTGATGAATGTTTAAAAAATATAGGATACATCAGTCACTGTAAACATTGCCTATATAGAGAACAGAATAAAGGATTAGCTACATCTACACCAGATATCTGTCCTGAATGTGGTGAAAAATTAATTCAGGCAGGACCTTTATGGCTTGGAGATATTCAGAATGCAGAATTTATTTCAAAAATGATTGAAGAATCTGAAAATAAAAAATTGAATACAAAAGAAGATGTTTTAAAACTACTGGAAAGTTGCCGTGTAGAAGCGAAAAGCCCTGCTACATTCTATGACGTGCACAAAATCTGTAAACTCCTAAAAATCAGTGCACCAAAATTAGATCTGGTATTTGACAACCTTGAAAAAGAAGGATTTGAAGCTGTTAAAACACATTTCAACCCTCTTGGAATAAAAACAAACGCTCCACTAAAAAAAATTAAGGAAATAATAAAAACTTTGTCATCATCAAATTAA
- a CDS encoding Lrp/AsnC family transcriptional regulator: MANENKEFIKLDDIDVNILKIINEDVRTSYRQISRSLDVSVGTVHNRIDKMVKSGVIKKFSPVIDHEILGYVLTTIIGVRVKGGKLKNWEEKTYFNKNVVGIYDVTGEYDAFLIAKFKDTNELNTFIKDLVKDPNIERTYTQTVLDVIKEDMGSSNIL; encoded by the coding sequence ATGGCTAATGAAAATAAAGAATTTATCAAATTAGATGATATTGATGTTAACATTTTGAAAATAATAAATGAAGACGTCAGAACATCTTATAGACAAATATCACGTAGTTTAGATGTATCTGTTGGAACTGTTCACAATCGTATCGATAAAATGGTTAAAAGCGGAGTAATCAAAAAGTTTTCACCAGTAATTGACCATGAAATATTAGGATATGTCCTCACAACCATAATTGGAGTAAGGGTTAAAGGTGGAAAACTCAAAAACTGGGAAGAAAAAACTTACTTTAATAAAAATGTAGTTGGAATCTATGATGTAACTGGGGAGTATGATGCTTTTTTAATAGCTAAATTCAAAGATACCAATGAATTAAACACATTTATTAAAGATTTAGTTAAAGACCCTAATATAGAAAGAACATATACTCAAACTGTATTAGACGTTATAAAAGAAGATATGGGTTCTTCAAACATATTATAA